Proteins found in one Synechococcus sp. LA31 genomic segment:
- the msrA gene encoding peptide-methionine (S)-S-oxide reductase MsrA, which produces MIKRAFPLLLAVLLLLAGPAQAAVDEAVLAGGCFWCLEHDLEKLPGVLEAESGYSGGRESNPTYRQVSAGGTGHQEAVRVRFDPAKISYATLLRAYWRNVDPLDGGGQFCDRGSSYRPVIFPQGEPQQQQAQASLQAAARELGQPVSAIQVKIKPFTRFWPAEGYHQDYAELNSVKYRYYRWACGRDRRLDQVWGSKARTRGAWVSAR; this is translated from the coding sequence TTGATCAAGCGCGCTTTCCCTCTTCTGCTGGCCGTGCTGTTGCTGCTGGCGGGTCCTGCGCAGGCGGCCGTGGACGAGGCTGTGTTGGCTGGAGGATGCTTTTGGTGCCTCGAGCATGATCTCGAGAAGCTGCCCGGCGTTCTGGAAGCTGAAAGCGGCTACAGCGGCGGCCGTGAGAGCAACCCCACCTACCGCCAGGTGAGCGCTGGGGGCACAGGCCATCAGGAAGCTGTGCGAGTGCGCTTTGATCCCGCCAAGATCAGCTATGCCACGCTGCTGCGCGCCTACTGGCGCAACGTGGATCCCCTCGATGGCGGCGGTCAGTTTTGTGACCGTGGCAGCTCCTACCGGCCTGTGATCTTCCCGCAAGGAGAACCGCAGCAGCAACAGGCCCAGGCCAGCCTTCAGGCGGCTGCCCGTGAGTTGGGTCAGCCCGTTTCGGCGATCCAGGTGAAGATCAAGCCCTTCACCCGCTTTTGGCCCGCTGAGGGCTACCACCAGGATTACGCCGAGCTCAACAGCGTGAAATACCGCTATTACCGCTGGGCCTGCGGGCGCGATCGGCGCCTGGATCAGGTTTGGGGCAGCAAGGCTCGCACCCGGGGGGCCTGGGTGTCGGCTCGCTGA
- the fabZ gene encoding 3-hydroxyacyl-ACP dehydratase FabZ: MLTSEQIQGLLPHRYPFALVDRVIEHEPGKRAVAIKNVTFNEPQFQGHFPGRPLMPGVLIVEAMAQVGGLIVTQMPDLPKGLFVFAGIDGVRFRRPVVPGDQLVISCELLSLKRQRFGKVKAEARVDGELVCAGELMFSLVD, from the coding sequence GTGCTCACCAGCGAGCAAATCCAGGGATTGCTGCCTCACCGCTATCCCTTTGCGCTGGTGGATCGAGTGATCGAGCATGAACCCGGCAAGCGGGCGGTGGCGATTAAGAACGTCACCTTCAACGAGCCTCAGTTTCAGGGCCATTTTCCTGGGCGGCCTCTAATGCCAGGGGTGTTGATCGTGGAGGCCATGGCCCAAGTGGGTGGTCTGATCGTGACCCAGATGCCAGATCTACCGAAAGGTCTGTTTGTGTTTGCCGGCATCGATGGTGTGCGGTTCCGCCGGCCCGTGGTGCCCGGTGATCAGCTGGTGATCAGTTGCGAGTTGCTCAGTCTCAAGCGGCAGCGATTCGGCAAGGTGAAGGCTGAAGCGAGGGTGGATGGTGAACTTGTCTGTGCCGGGGAGCTGATGTTCTCCTTGGTGGACTGA
- a CDS encoding helix-hairpin-helix domain-containing protein, which yields MARGHWLDPLARSLLEATGQIQRRPKPAPAPERAVSGDEDVERDLLELKLRQDPQRRLHNSSEALRAAALGWRLDVNRASADDWLRLPGITAAQVDLLLRLQHGGVQLSGLDDLERLLELPRSQVMAWEPLLLFRWYGDGAPLRASLTPVDLNHASAASLERELPQLDGVRRARLLRERQRAPFNDLADLQQRLQLPPALVEELIGKVRFGQGPAGPQLPRSA from the coding sequence ATGGCCCGTGGCCACTGGTTGGATCCACTTGCCCGCAGCCTGCTGGAGGCCACCGGGCAAATCCAGCGTCGACCGAAACCGGCACCAGCACCGGAGCGAGCCGTATCAGGCGATGAGGATGTCGAGCGTGATCTGCTGGAGCTGAAGCTCCGCCAGGACCCTCAACGGCGCCTGCACAATTCCAGCGAGGCTCTCCGCGCCGCCGCCCTGGGCTGGCGCCTGGATGTGAACCGTGCCAGTGCCGATGACTGGTTGCGTCTACCCGGCATCACAGCGGCCCAGGTGGACCTACTCCTACGGCTGCAGCATGGCGGCGTGCAGTTAAGCGGCCTGGACGATCTGGAGCGCCTGTTGGAGCTGCCCCGGAGCCAAGTGATGGCCTGGGAACCACTCCTGCTATTTCGTTGGTATGGCGATGGCGCCCCCCTCAGGGCCAGCCTCACGCCCGTCGACCTCAATCACGCCAGTGCTGCCTCGCTGGAGCGGGAGCTTCCCCAGCTAGATGGGGTGCGGCGAGCGCGGCTGCTGCGCGAGCGACAACGCGCACCCTTCAACGATCTGGCCGATCTGCAACAGCGCTTGCAATTGCCTCCAGCCCTGGTGGAGGAGCTGATCGGGAAGGTGCGCTTTGGCCAGGGCCCAGCCGGGCCGCAACTGCCCCGTTCGGCCTGA
- the lpxB gene encoding lipid-A-disaccharide synthase: MKRLLISTGEVSGDLQGGLLVAALHAEAKRRQLPLEITALGGERMRRAGSTLLADTTAMGSIGLWEALPLVLPTLRIQRRVSAWLRQSPPDVVVLIDYMGANVSLGLKLRRLLPQVPIVYYIAPQEWAFRVGEGGSTRLIGFTDRILAIFPEEARFYGDRGAQVTWVGHPLLDTLSDLPSREASRAQLGLQAHERLLLLFPASRKQELRYLLPPLAAAAAALQRRCPGLRVVVPAGQASFEPVLAEVLQAAGVKAEVVPADQADQQRSLLCAAADLALTKSGTVNLELALRGVPQVVAYRVSRPTAWVARHLLKFEVAHISPVNLVLQERLLPELLQDQLTAESVVDEAMPLLNNPQARERVADGYVRLRDALGRQGVTHRAAAAILDALPLTPSA, from the coding sequence ATGAAGCGTCTGCTGATCAGCACCGGCGAAGTGTCTGGTGATTTGCAGGGCGGGCTTTTGGTGGCGGCCCTGCACGCAGAGGCCAAGCGTCGCCAGCTGCCCTTGGAGATCACCGCCCTTGGCGGGGAGCGGATGCGCCGGGCAGGCTCCACCCTGTTGGCCGACACCACCGCGATGGGCTCGATCGGTCTTTGGGAAGCGTTGCCCTTGGTTCTGCCCACCCTGCGGATTCAGCGGAGGGTGAGCGCTTGGCTTCGGCAGAGCCCCCCGGATGTGGTGGTGCTGATCGATTACATGGGCGCCAACGTGAGCCTGGGGCTCAAGCTCAGGCGCCTGCTGCCGCAGGTGCCGATCGTGTATTACATCGCCCCGCAGGAATGGGCTTTCCGGGTTGGTGAAGGCGGCTCCACCCGCCTGATCGGCTTCACCGATCGCATCCTGGCGATCTTCCCTGAGGAAGCCCGTTTTTATGGGGATCGCGGCGCCCAGGTCACTTGGGTGGGCCATCCCCTGCTCGATACCCTCTCGGATCTGCCCAGCCGGGAGGCGTCTAGGGCTCAGCTCGGGCTGCAGGCCCATGAACGGTTGCTGTTGCTCTTCCCTGCCTCACGCAAGCAGGAGCTGCGGTATTTGCTCCCTCCCCTGGCTGCGGCTGCCGCTGCGTTGCAGCGCCGCTGTCCTGGGCTTCGGGTGGTGGTGCCGGCCGGGCAGGCCAGCTTCGAGCCCGTGCTGGCTGAAGTGCTCCAGGCTGCGGGGGTGAAGGCTGAGGTGGTGCCGGCTGATCAGGCCGATCAGCAGCGGTCGCTGCTGTGCGCGGCTGCCGATCTGGCCCTTACCAAATCCGGCACCGTGAATCTTGAGCTGGCCTTGCGAGGCGTGCCCCAGGTGGTGGCCTACCGAGTGAGCCGCCCCACGGCCTGGGTGGCCCGCCATTTGCTCAAGTTTGAGGTGGCCCACATTTCACCGGTGAATCTGGTGCTGCAGGAGCGGCTGCTGCCAGAACTGCTGCAGGATCAGCTCACCGCCGAGTCTGTGGTGGATGAGGCGATGCCTTTGTTGAACAATCCCCAGGCTCGCGAGCGGGTGGCCGATGGTTATGTGCGGCTGCGGGATGCGCTCGGGCGGCAGGGTGTCACCCATCGGGCCGCGGCTGCCATCCTGGACGCGCTCCCGCTTACCCCTTCAGCTTGA
- a CDS encoding GIY-YIG nuclease family protein, with protein sequence MGKGSTSRQGDLFVQALGAQGGSQDLPLQKHQLLQWQERLLAFQQPRFVAVAEGRSIAAGQINLLDGDVAGPAATVQRLDPLALAPQHLQFWRWPESNNLGAALYFVIDRPPHLAGHLLLYVGETGQADRRWKGEHDCKSYLAAYGEALQQVGFASQLSIRFWSDAPTTVRPRRSLEQALIRHWLPPFNKETRARWATPFTADID encoded by the coding sequence ATGGGGAAAGGCTCCACATCCAGGCAGGGGGATCTCTTCGTTCAAGCGCTCGGAGCACAGGGCGGCAGCCAGGATCTGCCCCTGCAGAAGCATCAGCTCCTCCAGTGGCAAGAACGGTTGCTGGCCTTCCAACAGCCACGTTTTGTGGCCGTTGCTGAAGGCCGCAGCATCGCGGCGGGCCAGATCAACCTGCTCGATGGTGATGTGGCCGGTCCCGCCGCAACGGTGCAAAGGCTCGATCCACTGGCCCTCGCCCCACAGCATCTGCAGTTCTGGCGCTGGCCTGAGAGCAACAACCTCGGCGCCGCCCTTTATTTCGTGATCGATCGACCGCCCCATTTAGCGGGCCACCTGCTGCTCTACGTGGGCGAAACAGGCCAGGCTGATCGCCGCTGGAAGGGCGAGCACGACTGCAAGAGCTACCTAGCGGCCTACGGCGAGGCACTGCAACAGGTTGGGTTCGCCAGTCAGCTGAGCATCCGCTTCTGGAGTGATGCACCCACAACGGTGCGCCCGCGGCGGTCGCTGGAGCAGGCCCTGATCCGCCACTGGTTGCCTCCCTTCAACAAGGAAACCCGCGCCCGCTGGGCCACCCCCTTCACCGCTGACATCGACTGA
- a CDS encoding response regulator transcription factor: MDFTPLIEEVRAHVDHGNQLMEPHRVVAAMGSRMALSLLVSAIRPGHQLVGATTTEITALELLQAKNADLLLCTDRLEQGNGGSLVATAKARHPELSAVMIVTQPRRLITIRRAVEAGCDGVCLESQIGRGTVALALKTVSAGAAYTEKGLYKQYFEGYSGLGDAPLAELTLRELEVLQLMAADATNQEIAGALFISAETVKSHVAQIFHKLAARSRLHAAVKGIRLGLVEWPEDR; the protein is encoded by the coding sequence TTGGATTTCACGCCCCTGATCGAGGAGGTTCGCGCCCATGTGGACCACGGCAACCAGTTGATGGAACCGCACCGGGTGGTGGCCGCCATGGGCAGCCGGATGGCCCTCAGCTTGTTGGTCAGCGCCATCCGCCCCGGACATCAACTGGTGGGCGCCACCACCACTGAAATCACCGCTCTCGAACTGCTGCAGGCCAAGAATGCGGATCTGTTGCTCTGCACCGACCGGCTTGAGCAAGGAAACGGCGGTTCCCTCGTGGCAACAGCCAAAGCGCGCCACCCAGAGCTCAGCGCCGTGATGATCGTGACCCAACCCAGGCGGCTGATCACGATTCGTCGGGCCGTGGAAGCAGGGTGTGATGGCGTCTGCCTCGAATCGCAGATCGGTCGTGGCACGGTGGCGCTGGCCCTGAAAACCGTGAGCGCAGGAGCGGCCTACACCGAGAAGGGGCTCTACAAGCAGTATTTCGAGGGTTATTCGGGCCTTGGCGATGCTCCGTTGGCCGAACTCACCCTGCGTGAGCTGGAGGTGCTGCAACTGATGGCGGCCGATGCAACCAATCAGGAGATCGCGGGCGCACTGTTCATCAGCGCGGAAACGGTGAAGAGCCACGTGGCACAGATCTTCCACAAGCTGGCGGCACGCAGCCGTCTGCATGCCGCCGTGAAAGGCATCCGCCTCGGCTTGGTGGAGTGGCCGGAAGATCGTTAA
- a CDS encoding DUF1825 family protein, with translation MAFFDSEIVQEEAKRLFGDYQQLMQLGGEYGKFDREGKKLFIERMEELMDRYRVFMKRFELSEDFQAKLTVEQLRTQLGQFGMTPEQMFEQMQRTLERMKGELEKEA, from the coding sequence ATGGCTTTTTTTGACTCCGAGATCGTGCAGGAGGAAGCCAAGCGCCTGTTCGGTGACTACCAGCAGTTGATGCAGCTGGGCGGTGAATACGGAAAGTTCGATCGTGAGGGAAAGAAGCTGTTCATCGAGCGCATGGAAGAGCTGATGGATCGCTACCGCGTGTTCATGAAGCGCTTCGAGCTCTCAGAGGATTTCCAGGCCAAGCTCACCGTGGAGCAGCTGCGCACCCAGCTCGGTCAGTTCGGCATGACGCCTGAGCAGATGTTTGAGCAGATGCAGCGCACGCTCGAGCGCATGAAGGGCGAACTCGAGAAGGAAGCCTGA
- the lpxA gene encoding acyl-ACP--UDP-N-acetylglucosamine O-acyltransferase, whose product MESSTAETRIHPTAVVDPRAQIDLGVEIGPYAVVGAEVSIGAGTRIGPHVVLDGRVTMGCRNRIFPGACIGAEPQDLKYNGASTDVVIGDDNAIRECVTINRATHEGEQTRIGSGNLLMAYSHLGHNCLLGDRIVIANSVAVAGHVVIGDRAVIGGVLGIHQFVHIGTLAMVGGMSRIDRDVPPFAIVEGHPGRLRGLNRIGIKRSGLSELDGGAQAKQLQQVWAELYRSDAVLADALGQVRAQTLLPPAETLVSFLEASIGPGRRGPLPAGRS is encoded by the coding sequence ATGGAATCCAGCACGGCTGAAACCAGGATCCATCCAACCGCGGTGGTTGATCCCCGCGCGCAGATCGATCTCGGGGTGGAGATCGGCCCCTATGCGGTGGTGGGTGCGGAGGTGTCGATCGGCGCTGGCACACGCATCGGTCCGCATGTGGTGCTGGATGGTCGGGTCACCATGGGGTGCCGCAATCGCATTTTCCCGGGTGCGTGCATCGGCGCCGAGCCGCAAGACCTCAAATACAACGGTGCCTCCACCGATGTCGTGATCGGCGATGACAACGCCATCCGCGAGTGCGTGACGATCAACCGTGCCACCCATGAGGGCGAGCAGACCCGGATCGGCAGCGGCAATCTGTTGATGGCCTACAGCCACTTAGGGCATAACTGCCTGCTGGGCGATCGCATCGTGATCGCCAACAGCGTGGCGGTGGCTGGGCATGTGGTGATCGGCGATCGGGCTGTGATCGGTGGTGTGCTGGGGATTCACCAATTTGTGCACATCGGCACCCTGGCGATGGTGGGCGGGATGAGCCGCATCGACCGCGATGTGCCTCCCTTCGCGATCGTGGAGGGTCACCCTGGCCGCCTGCGGGGTCTCAATCGCATCGGCATCAAGCGCAGTGGCCTGTCTGAGCTTGATGGTGGAGCCCAGGCCAAACAGCTCCAGCAAGTGTGGGCGGAGCTTTACCGCAGCGATGCTGTGCTGGCCGATGCCCTCGGCCAGGTGCGAGCTCAGACGCTTCTGCCGCCGGCTGAAACCCTCGTGAGCTTCCTGGAGGCTTCGATCGGTCCGGGTCGACGCGGCCCCCTGCCCGCCGGGCGTTCATGA
- the lpxC gene encoding UDP-3-O-acyl-N-acetylglucosamine deacetylase, producing the protein MTLWPNDYSQAWTLNAPVERSGIGLHSGSTARLRLEPFEQPGYWVAWLDDPSLQPQRLHPAQVCETQLCTALQLEQRRLATVEHLLAALAGVGISSALLLVDGPEIPLMDGSAQPWVEAIAEVGLKSLGPRPLPLVLDHPITLQQGQSFATALPSDQLRLGVAIEFPQPAIGRQLYSLALTPQAFVEQIAPARTFGFKHQVEQLLAAGLIKGGALDNALVCDGEGWVNPPLRFADEPVRHKLLDLLGDLALAGLPQAQVFAFRGSHGLHTALAAALVSSN; encoded by the coding sequence GTGACTCTCTGGCCCAACGATTACTCCCAGGCCTGGACTCTGAACGCCCCAGTGGAGCGCTCAGGGATTGGTCTCCATAGCGGTTCAACAGCCCGTTTACGCCTTGAACCGTTTGAGCAGCCGGGCTACTGGGTGGCCTGGCTGGATGATCCCAGCCTTCAGCCCCAGCGCCTGCATCCCGCTCAGGTGTGTGAAACCCAGCTATGCACAGCCCTTCAGCTTGAGCAACGCCGGCTGGCGACTGTGGAGCATTTGCTGGCGGCCTTGGCGGGCGTGGGAATCAGCTCGGCTTTGTTGCTGGTGGATGGTCCAGAAATCCCATTGATGGATGGTTCGGCGCAGCCCTGGGTGGAGGCGATCGCTGAGGTGGGGCTCAAGTCCCTAGGGCCCCGGCCTCTTCCCCTCGTCTTGGACCACCCGATCACCCTTCAGCAGGGTCAGAGCTTCGCTACGGCGCTCCCCAGTGATCAGCTCAGGCTGGGGGTGGCGATTGAGTTTCCTCAGCCGGCCATCGGCCGTCAGCTCTATAGCCTTGCGCTCACGCCGCAGGCGTTTGTGGAGCAGATCGCCCCGGCGCGCACCTTTGGTTTTAAGCACCAAGTGGAGCAATTGTTGGCTGCTGGCCTGATCAAGGGCGGCGCCCTCGATAACGCCCTTGTGTGCGATGGCGAGGGCTGGGTGAATCCACCACTGCGCTTCGCTGATGAACCGGTGCGCCATAAGCTCCTTGACCTGCTGGGGGATCTCGCCCTGGCAGGTCTGCCTCAGGCCCAGGTGTTTGCCTTCCGCGGCTCCCATGGGTTGCACACGGCCCTGGCTGCCGCTCTGGTTTCTTCGAACTGA
- a CDS encoding leucyl aminopeptidase — MAADIRCTADNLTSWSGDSLAVGLFSGDAGSSSRHLLIERFGTGVADRLEQRRFKGKPGECLSIDLLGQTPSLLVLVGLGAPADFGPEQLRGAVAAASKQAATAGAGQLGLAMPVEGLAANNAAAAMAEAVRLSLFCDQRFKSEADAKPGPERIELLGLSEDAQAAVSASAAVCSGVELARELVAAPPNVVTPAALADTAAAIAADFGLELKVLERDDCEALGMGSYLAVAQGSDLPPKFIHLTYRPAGSVERRLVLVGKGLTFDSGGYNLKTAGSQIDMMKYDMGGSAAVLGAMRAIAELKPAGVEVHMIVAACENMISGGAIHPGAIVKASNGKTIEINNTDAEGRLTLADALVYACKLEPDAVVDLATLTGACVIALGEEIAGLWSPCDTLAKSLIEAGSQGGENLWRMPLRASYREGLKSGLADMKNTGPRPGGSITAALFLQDFVTPELPWAHLDIAGTVWSDKGRGLDPAGATGYGVRTLVNWVRAGGPA, encoded by the coding sequence ATGGCTGCCGACATCCGCTGCACTGCCGACAACCTCACCAGCTGGAGTGGCGACAGCCTGGCGGTGGGCCTGTTCAGCGGCGATGCCGGCAGCTCCAGCCGCCATCTGTTGATCGAGCGCTTCGGCACGGGCGTGGCTGATCGGCTTGAGCAACGGCGCTTCAAAGGCAAACCAGGCGAATGCCTATCCATCGACCTGTTGGGCCAAACCCCGAGCCTGCTGGTGCTGGTGGGCTTGGGGGCACCGGCTGATTTCGGCCCCGAACAACTGCGCGGGGCCGTTGCGGCAGCGAGCAAGCAGGCCGCAACGGCAGGGGCGGGCCAGCTGGGACTGGCCATGCCGGTTGAAGGGCTTGCTGCCAACAACGCCGCCGCCGCCATGGCCGAAGCGGTGCGTCTGAGCCTGTTTTGCGATCAACGCTTCAAAAGCGAAGCCGATGCCAAGCCCGGCCCCGAACGCATTGAGCTGCTGGGGCTGAGTGAAGACGCCCAGGCTGCAGTCTCCGCCAGTGCCGCGGTGTGCAGCGGCGTGGAGCTCGCGCGTGAGCTGGTGGCCGCACCGCCGAATGTGGTAACTCCCGCTGCCCTGGCCGACACCGCCGCGGCCATCGCCGCAGACTTCGGCCTGGAGCTGAAGGTGCTGGAGCGCGACGACTGCGAAGCCCTGGGGATGGGCTCCTATCTAGCAGTGGCCCAGGGATCAGATCTGCCGCCCAAGTTCATTCATCTCACCTACCGGCCTGCAGGGTCTGTGGAGCGGCGCCTCGTGCTGGTGGGCAAAGGCCTCACCTTCGATTCCGGCGGGTACAACCTCAAAACCGCCGGTTCCCAGATCGACATGATGAAGTACGACATGGGGGGCAGCGCTGCAGTGCTGGGGGCCATGCGTGCCATCGCCGAGCTCAAGCCTGCCGGGGTGGAAGTGCACATGATCGTGGCCGCCTGCGAAAACATGATCAGTGGCGGTGCTATTCACCCCGGCGCGATCGTGAAGGCCTCGAACGGCAAAACGATCGAGATCAACAACACCGATGCCGAAGGGCGCCTCACCCTGGCCGATGCGCTGGTGTACGCCTGCAAACTCGAGCCCGATGCCGTGGTGGATCTGGCCACACTCACCGGTGCTTGCGTGATCGCCCTGGGCGAGGAGATCGCCGGCCTGTGGTCACCCTGCGACACGCTGGCCAAAAGCCTGATTGAGGCAGGCAGCCAAGGCGGAGAAAACCTGTGGCGCATGCCACTGCGAGCGTCGTACCGCGAGGGCCTCAAAAGTGGCCTCGCCGACATGAAGAACACCGGTCCAAGACCCGGTGGCTCCATTACTGCCGCGCTGTTCCTGCAGGACTTTGTGACCCCAGAGCTGCCCTGGGCTCACCTGGACATCGCCGGCACGGTCTGGAGCGACAAGGGTCGTGGCTTGGATCCCGCCGGAGCCACGGGCTACGGGGTCCGCACCCTCGTGAACTGGGTGCGCGCCGGGGGGCCCGCCTAG